Proteins co-encoded in one Cytophaga hutchinsonii ATCC 33406 genomic window:
- a CDS encoding AAA family ATPase, with protein MEDTFSITPDDSYSRLNNMVLRVKNEIHKVIIGQDEMIDLMLAGIFSGGHVLLEGVPGIAKTVTAKTLAKTLDVHFNRIQFTPDLMPTDVVGTTIFNVKTAEFQFNKGPIFSNIVLIDEINRSPAKTQAALFEVMEEKQITVDGVTHPLQFPFFVIATQNPIEQEGTYKLPEAQLDRFIFKIKLSYPTLEEEKRILRRFKEDFTNKVSQEVSSVLSYQDLTFIAEHIEKIHIEEHLLDYIGQIVFNTRNHPDLYLGASPRASLSILKTSKAIAAMRGRNFVIPEDIQYVAYPVLNHRIILTPEKEMEGDSTESVIKSIIEKIEVPR; from the coding sequence ATGGAAGATACATTTTCAATAACACCGGATGATTCGTACAGCAGACTTAACAATATGGTTTTGCGTGTAAAAAATGAAATTCATAAAGTAATTATTGGTCAGGATGAAATGATCGATCTGATGCTGGCGGGTATTTTTTCCGGCGGCCATGTACTGCTTGAAGGTGTACCCGGTATTGCAAAAACAGTAACAGCTAAAACATTAGCTAAAACACTTGATGTACATTTCAACCGTATTCAGTTCACACCGGATCTGATGCCGACGGATGTAGTTGGCACAACCATTTTCAATGTAAAAACAGCAGAATTTCAATTTAATAAAGGGCCCATCTTTTCCAACATTGTGTTAATTGATGAGATCAACCGTTCGCCTGCAAAAACACAGGCGGCGTTGTTCGAAGTAATGGAAGAGAAACAGATTACAGTAGATGGTGTTACGCACCCGCTGCAATTTCCGTTCTTTGTGATTGCTACGCAGAACCCGATTGAACAGGAAGGAACGTATAAACTTCCGGAAGCGCAGCTAGATCGCTTTATTTTTAAAATAAAATTAAGCTACCCGACATTAGAAGAGGAAAAAAGAATTTTAAGACGCTTTAAGGAAGACTTTACCAATAAGGTAAGCCAGGAAGTATCTTCTGTTTTAAGTTATCAGGATTTGACTTTCATTGCCGAACACATTGAAAAAATTCACATTGAAGAACATCTGTTAGATTATATCGGACAGATTGTTTTCAATACACGTAATCACCCGGATCTGTATCTGGGCGCTTCTCCCAGAGCATCGTTGTCTATTTTAAAAACGTCTAAAGCCATTGCTGCCATGCGGGGCAGAAACTTTGTGATCCCTGAAGACATACAGTATGTAGCGTATCCGGTATTAAATCACAGAATCATTTTAACGCCTGAAAAAGAAATGGAAGGTGACTCTACTGAAAGTGTGATCAAATCAATCATTGAAAAAATAGAAGTGCCGAGGTGA
- a CDS encoding NUDIX hydrolase, with amino-acid sequence MKRKSKILFVQKITSQEYRVLLGRRVSNNESFWWIPGGSVEPGETDFEAGIRELDEELFLTAAYSSAIHAYELKNEVPPFIEYESAQAKNIIFMISMIQANDIPLPAIKDEFEELAWFNIDALPANMSKEFAYIQHQLGASVREL; translated from the coding sequence ATGAAACGCAAGTCTAAAATTTTATTTGTTCAGAAGATTACCTCACAGGAATATCGCGTATTACTAGGCAGAAGAGTCTCAAACAATGAATCCTTCTGGTGGATTCCGGGAGGGTCTGTGGAACCGGGAGAGACAGATTTTGAAGCAGGTATCCGGGAGCTGGATGAAGAATTATTTTTAACCGCGGCGTATTCAAGCGCCATTCATGCGTACGAACTAAAAAATGAAGTGCCGCCTTTCATTGAATACGAGTCGGCACAGGCAAAAAATATTATTTTTATGATCTCTATGATACAGGCAAACGATATTCCGCTACCTGCCATTAAGGATGAATTTGAAGAGTTAGCCTGGTTTAATATAGATGCTTTGCCAGCGAATATGTCAAAAGAGTTTGCTTACATTCAGCATCAGCTGGGTGCTTCTGTCAGAGAGCTGTAG
- a CDS encoding leucine-rich repeat-containing protein kinase family protein, with protein MHTLEQLRAGALTGIQALKLSENLTEVPAEVFQLADTLEILDLSGNRLHSLPQEMACLTRLRILFLSDNDFTIFPEVLKELKQLDMLGIKANNIQVIAEDAIPVSLRWLILTDNCIEALPVSIGRCTKLQKVMLAGNQLSGLPDELAACRNIELLRISANNMHTFPEVVKQLPRLAWLAYSSNPFQVNRSSFNALPVIAWENVALMEQLGAGASGIIYKARLNTGKSPEDVAVKVFKGAVTSDGLPEDEMTACMQAGRNSHLVSVLGVIGGHPEGMHGLVMELIPAEYKNLGRPPSFVTCTRDTFAAGTRFTAQQMLLILKGVAEAAKQLHDNGIMHGDLYAHNTLINEKYHSLFGDFGAATLYDKNNRDEAFFLERLDVRAFGCLADDLLQYSVCTKEDEWCLETLKRLSAGCMNEEPDKRPAFNTIVYELQLLQNTH; from the coding sequence ATGCATACGCTGGAACAGTTACGGGCAGGAGCATTGACAGGCATACAGGCGTTAAAATTGTCGGAAAATTTAACAGAAGTTCCGGCAGAAGTTTTTCAGCTCGCCGATACATTGGAAATACTGGATCTGTCAGGTAACCGCTTACATTCCTTACCGCAGGAAATGGCTTGCTTAACCAGGCTCCGGATTTTATTTTTATCGGATAATGATTTTACTATTTTTCCTGAAGTACTAAAAGAGCTGAAGCAGCTTGATATGTTAGGTATAAAGGCAAATAACATACAGGTGATCGCAGAAGATGCTATTCCGGTATCGCTGCGCTGGCTGATCTTAACAGATAATTGTATTGAAGCGTTACCGGTAAGTATCGGCCGTTGTACAAAACTTCAGAAAGTCATGCTGGCGGGAAATCAACTTTCAGGATTGCCCGATGAGCTTGCAGCCTGCAGAAATATTGAGTTGCTGCGTATCTCAGCAAATAATATGCATACGTTTCCTGAAGTTGTAAAACAGCTGCCGCGCCTGGCCTGGCTGGCGTATTCCAGTAATCCGTTTCAGGTAAACAGGTCTTCTTTCAATGCTTTGCCTGTTATTGCCTGGGAAAACGTAGCGCTTATGGAACAGCTTGGCGCAGGGGCTTCCGGTATTATTTATAAAGCCCGGTTGAATACAGGTAAATCACCAGAAGATGTAGCCGTAAAAGTATTTAAGGGTGCTGTTACCAGCGACGGGCTGCCGGAAGATGAAATGACTGCCTGTATGCAGGCCGGTCGTAACAGTCACCTGGTGTCTGTGTTGGGCGTGATCGGGGGGCATCCGGAAGGTATGCACGGGTTGGTAATGGAACTGATTCCTGCGGAATATAAAAACCTGGGCAGACCGCCTTCCTTTGTTACCTGTACACGGGATACCTTTGCTGCCGGTACCCGTTTTACCGCTCAACAGATGCTGCTTATACTGAAAGGAGTGGCAGAAGCTGCCAAACAGCTGCACGATAACGGAATTATGCACGGAGATTTATATGCGCATAATACCCTGATCAATGAAAAATACCATAGCCTGTTTGGTGATTTCGGTGCAGCAACGCTGTATGATAAGAATAACCGGGATGAAGCTTTTTTTCTGGAACGTCTGGATGTACGTGCTTTCGGCTGTTTAGCAGATGATTTGCTGCAATACAGCGTATGTACCAAAGAAGACGAATGGTGTCTGGAAACACTCAAAAGGCTTTCTGCCGGATGCATGAACGAAGAGCCTGATAAAAGACCGGCATTCAACACAATTGTTTACGAACTCCAATTACTGCAAAATACTCATTAA
- a CDS encoding dipeptide epimerase encodes MIITQVELYKSPVKLKEPFKISLGILTHANNVIVRIHTASGHIGYGECSPFMTIHGESMDTAFIVGQYLAKGLIGTSCLDIVSNSLLMDAIIYGNSCIKSAFNIALYDLAAQHAGLPLYAFLGGKKDKIIQTDYTVSIDEPHKMAADAVQIKKNGFEIIKVKVGGSKELDVERIRMIREAAGDSITLRIDANQGWSVETAIETLTLLEPYNIQHCEEPVSRNLYTALPKIRQACRIPIMADESCCNSFDAERLIQIQACDSFNLKLSKSAGITNALNIIRLAEQAHMPVQVGGFLESRLGFTAAAHVALVSKTICYYDFDTPLMFEADPVRGGIVYQQRGIIEVPETAGLGAGYQKDYLSGLEKICIN; translated from the coding sequence ATGATTATAACACAGGTTGAACTATACAAATCTCCCGTTAAACTAAAAGAGCCGTTCAAAATCTCATTGGGTATTCTGACCCATGCGAACAATGTTATTGTCCGTATCCATACTGCCAGCGGACATATCGGATATGGAGAATGCAGTCCGTTTATGACCATTCACGGGGAAAGTATGGATACCGCTTTTATCGTCGGTCAGTATTTGGCGAAAGGATTGATTGGTACATCCTGTCTTGATATTGTGAGCAACAGCCTGTTAATGGATGCAATTATCTATGGAAACAGCTGTATTAAAAGCGCGTTTAATATTGCCTTGTATGATCTTGCTGCTCAGCATGCCGGGCTGCCTTTATATGCTTTTTTAGGCGGCAAAAAAGATAAGATTATACAAACAGATTATACAGTAAGCATTGACGAGCCGCATAAAATGGCTGCTGACGCTGTTCAGATTAAGAAAAACGGATTTGAAATAATCAAAGTGAAAGTAGGCGGAAGCAAAGAGCTGGATGTGGAACGCATCCGCATGATCCGTGAGGCTGCAGGTGATTCCATTACGTTGCGTATTGACGCCAATCAGGGATGGTCTGTAGAAACAGCCATTGAAACATTAACACTGCTGGAACCCTATAACATACAGCATTGTGAAGAACCTGTCTCGCGGAATTTGTATACAGCGTTGCCAAAAATACGGCAGGCATGCCGCATACCGATTATGGCAGACGAATCCTGCTGCAATTCGTTCGATGCGGAACGCCTCATACAGATACAGGCCTGTGATTCGTTTAATCTTAAGCTGAGTAAATCGGCAGGTATCACCAATGCCTTAAATATAATAAGGCTTGCAGAGCAGGCGCATATGCCTGTTCAGGTGGGTGGTTTTCTGGAATCAAGACTGGGATTTACCGCCGCTGCGCACGTAGCATTGGTGAGTAAAACAATCTGTTATTATGATTTTGATACACCGCTTATGTTTGAAGCGGATCCGGTACGGGGAGGAATTGTTTATCAGCAGAGAGGTATCATTGAAGTGCCCGAAACAGCAGGGCTGGGCGCCGGTTACCAGAAGGATTACCTGTCGGGCCTGGAAAAAATATGCATAAACTGA
- a CDS encoding OmpA family protein, translating into MKKSIFLCLFFTSKLLFAQDASEMYVHQNLGENINSKATELTPRISADGKIMFFVRDGHPDNKNQQDIWHSEKDSVGNWAPAKRADDKINQLPANCVWSVNADGNSLLIRGAYDNGKYLGKGFSLTRLTKNGWTDPQMLVIQDLAKVNLGENDGAYLSTDGNAIIFTMCDKKKCTLYDLFVSTKKQDGTYTRPVKLGTTVNASDFNEFAPFLAADNKTLYFSSDRPGGLGLTDVYKTERLSDTSWLNWSTPVNMGEHVNTSSKDAYYVTDAKGEYAYMVSDLNSYGSADIIRFKLKEEHKPKPVALYDGKIYNAKTKEQILDATIEYKIYPDDSDEGVGHTDHETGQYKIILPFGHNYSVDVFAAGYVPEYDTITVGSKNEYIEITRDYYLVPIEVGQSIKLNHIYFETSKYDLLPESYYELDKVVKLLRENPKMKIEIEGHTDNQGNADKNMILSQNRAKSVMDYIISKGITADRITSKGFGITKPMVDNDTPENRQLNRRVEFTILQK; encoded by the coding sequence ATGAAAAAAAGTATCTTTTTGTGTCTGTTTTTTACAAGTAAACTATTGTTTGCACAAGACGCAAGTGAAATGTATGTTCATCAGAATTTAGGAGAAAATATAAATTCGAAAGCAACAGAACTTACGCCTCGTATATCTGCGGATGGTAAAATTATGTTTTTTGTTCGTGATGGACATCCGGACAATAAAAATCAGCAGGATATCTGGCACTCTGAAAAAGACAGTGTGGGTAACTGGGCACCGGCAAAACGTGCAGATGACAAAATCAATCAATTGCCAGCAAACTGCGTATGGTCTGTAAACGCCGATGGTAACAGCTTATTGATCCGTGGCGCGTACGATAATGGAAAATATCTTGGCAAAGGTTTTTCACTAACACGTTTAACTAAAAACGGTTGGACGGATCCACAAATGTTGGTGATTCAGGATTTAGCAAAAGTAAACCTGGGTGAAAATGATGGCGCGTATTTATCTACAGATGGTAACGCAATTATCTTTACCATGTGCGATAAAAAGAAATGCACGTTGTATGATCTGTTTGTAAGTACAAAAAAACAGGATGGTACATACACAAGACCAGTCAAATTGGGTACTACGGTTAACGCTTCCGATTTTAATGAGTTTGCGCCATTCCTGGCGGCTGATAACAAAACCTTATATTTCTCAAGCGACCGTCCGGGTGGCCTTGGTTTAACAGATGTTTATAAAACAGAACGTTTATCCGATACTTCCTGGTTAAACTGGAGTACACCGGTTAATATGGGTGAGCATGTGAATACGTCTTCTAAAGACGCGTATTATGTTACGGATGCAAAAGGTGAGTATGCATATATGGTTTCTGATTTGAATTCTTATGGAAGCGCAGATATCATTCGTTTCAAATTGAAAGAAGAGCATAAGCCAAAGCCGGTTGCTTTGTATGATGGTAAAATCTACAACGCGAAAACAAAAGAGCAGATTCTGGATGCAACGATTGAATACAAGATCTATCCGGATGATTCAGATGAAGGTGTAGGTCACACAGATCACGAAACAGGTCAATACAAGATCATCTTACCATTCGGTCATAACTACTCTGTCGATGTATTTGCAGCCGGTTATGTTCCCGAATACGATACCATTACAGTTGGGTCTAAAAATGAATACATCGAAATCACACGTGATTATTATTTAGTACCGATAGAAGTTGGACAAAGCATTAAATTAAATCACATTTATTTTGAAACAAGCAAATACGACCTGTTACCGGAATCCTATTACGAATTGGATAAGGTTGTGAAATTGCTTCGTGAAAATCCAAAAATGAAAATCGAGATTGAAGGCCATACCGACAATCAGGGGAATGCAGATAAAAACATGATCCTTTCTCAAAACCGTGCTAAATCGGTAATGGATTATATCATTTCTAAAGGCATAACTGCAGACCGCATTACTTCTAAAGGATTTGGTATTACTAAACCGATGGTTGATAACGATACACCTGAAAACCGTCAGTTGAACCGCCGTGTGGAATTTACGATTCTTCAGAAATAA
- a CDS encoding T9SS type A sorting domain-containing protein has protein sequence MKRFLGLSVLIYMLLSGMMAAAQCPSDPTASCTSTISASSVTNVTVAAGQVVCVTGGIHTGTFNVQNGGILLVSGGTIGPQVAVQNGGNLVVSGGILTGSASLPAGASMFIKNNPALNGTLAMSGGTLNVLSGGTLAKDISATAASTINNCGTLSGTRNFNTNITLNNYSASTITLSTGGNTLNNYADNVTIAYNNVNTTNTFNNYGTGVNFSITGAWNSGMTFNNAAGAALTVTSVPGGAMPSATVFNNAGTLTYSPVLNTNGATFNNAATGTFNLSSSASANRPNITNDGTMNVSGTFYLAGNTTTNNGTMTFSDELRLDGGTLNLGANSTTTTKTLYKNNGSINMYDHSVLNIVQNVTTWNGTAIHLVSGCASVLGSTTPSTTNINATFLDNANINFCGAPPAQSPSYIAITSVTNSASSPGRYRIALSSGPATNGYVQISGVTGVSDLNGYWQVINNGNGTWDLIGSTYTAGAVISGSQVIVDQTKLKLGPGYYLGYSGCSNPCAPLPITLLSFTAEKEDAHVVIEWVTLQEKNNQSYTVERSADGIHFESVVSLAGNKNSSQKMTYTQYDFSPLPGVTYYRLKQTDMDQTHSYSSVVAVDSNSEIDWTIYPNPSTTGDFTILSAFADNEIVAVTVTDMTGNTVRSYDESSYEQQMEISNLGMGLYVVSIQTVTGQKSKKVIVQ, from the coding sequence ATGAAACGATTCTTAGGCTTATCTGTTCTTATATATATGCTGCTTTCGGGTATGATGGCAGCCGCACAATGTCCGTCAGATCCTACTGCATCCTGCACGAGCACGATAAGCGCATCTTCTGTTACAAACGTAACGGTTGCTGCGGGGCAGGTTGTGTGTGTTACCGGCGGCATTCATACCGGTACATTTAACGTTCAGAACGGCGGTATCCTATTGGTGTCCGGTGGTACAATCGGCCCACAGGTTGCTGTACAAAATGGCGGTAACCTTGTTGTTTCAGGAGGTATATTAACAGGGAGCGCCAGTTTGCCTGCGGGGGCAAGTATGTTCATAAAAAATAATCCGGCATTAAACGGTACACTTGCTATGTCTGGCGGTACCTTAAACGTATTAAGCGGCGGTACACTTGCTAAAGACATTAGTGCTACGGCTGCAAGTACCATAAATAACTGCGGTACACTTTCCGGCACACGTAACTTCAATACAAATATCACACTAAACAATTATTCAGCCAGCACTATAACATTAAGTACCGGCGGCAATACATTGAATAATTATGCCGATAACGTGACTATTGCTTATAACAACGTAAATACAACAAATACATTCAACAACTACGGTACAGGCGTGAACTTCAGTATAACAGGCGCATGGAACAGCGGGATGACCTTTAACAATGCTGCCGGTGCAGCCTTAACGGTTACTTCCGTACCAGGTGGAGCGATGCCTTCTGCTACGGTGTTCAATAATGCAGGAACACTTACCTATTCGCCGGTTTTAAATACAAATGGCGCAACCTTCAACAATGCTGCAACAGGTACATTTAATCTCTCAAGTTCCGCATCTGCAAACAGGCCTAATATTACCAATGATGGTACAATGAATGTTTCAGGTACCTTTTATTTAGCCGGCAATACAACAACCAACAATGGCACCATGACCTTTTCTGATGAGCTGCGTCTGGACGGCGGCACATTGAATCTTGGTGCTAATTCAACTACCACAACAAAAACGTTATATAAAAACAACGGCAGCATTAACATGTATGACCATAGTGTTTTAAATATTGTACAAAATGTTACTACATGGAACGGCACTGCTATTCACCTGGTATCGGGTTGTGCTTCGGTATTGGGAAGTACTACGCCAAGTACAACAAATATAAACGCTACTTTCCTGGATAATGCAAATATCAATTTCTGCGGTGCTCCTCCTGCGCAGTCGCCATCATATATTGCAATCACGTCGGTAACCAATAGTGCATCCAGTCCGGGCAGATACAGAATTGCCTTATCCTCCGGGCCTGCAACAAACGGTTATGTTCAGATCTCCGGTGTAACAGGTGTTTCAGATTTGAATGGTTACTGGCAGGTGATCAATAACGGAAACGGTACATGGGACCTTATCGGCAGCACATACACAGCAGGCGCAGTGATCAGCGGCAGCCAGGTAATCGTGGATCAAACCAAATTGAAATTAGGTCCAGGCTATTACTTAGGCTATTCCGGCTGCAGCAATCCATGTGCTCCACTGCCGATTACGTTACTCTCATTTACCGCAGAGAAAGAAGACGCGCATGTGGTTATTGAATGGGTAACACTGCAGGAAAAAAATAATCAGTCGTATACAGTAGAAAGATCTGCAGACGGCATTCATTTTGAATCTGTTGTTTCGCTTGCAGGAAATAAAAACAGTTCACAAAAAATGACCTACACGCAGTATGATTTCAGCCCGTTACCAGGCGTAACGTACTACAGATTAAAACAGACAGACATGGATCAAACACATTCGTATTCAAGTGTTGTTGCAGTAGATTCCAATTCAGAAATAGATTGGACCATCTACCCGAACCCAAGTACAACGGGCGATTTCACGATCCTTTCTGCCTTTGCCGATAATGAAATTGTTGCTGTTACCGTTACAGACATGACTGGCAATACGGTTAGATCATATGATGAAAGCTCGTACGAACAGCAAATGGAGATCAGCAACCTGGGTATGGGTTTGTATGTGGTGAGTATTCAAACAGTAACAGGCCAGAAATCTAAAAAAGTAATTGTTCAGTAA
- a CDS encoding DUF4350 domain-containing protein codes for MQTKKTWLWIVLGVVAGIAVLFYLFYTKKRVNWDEHYKTSSKDPYGLYLIKELIADRYKDDMKDINKSLDEILPLDDTVKKGTIIYIGNTLNLTDRDTKSFYTFIEKGNNAFVSINQLPHSMQYLLYAGGTFTFDSATSTLIYPQSIPFMPVEKSDIEKVVDSLATYPEGGDSLPVIPYEQVEAYDETDDYDEDDAALENNTLTDTVQAATDTVSYEIPELSGVAPVHVQQAKIKTTLKPPLPDTHTTFTFETVKTSFFSIEMPYKWSLFAAQANLHYTCSKLTSVNDSMCNFISIPYGKGKLYIHTSPVLFSNFHLKEKQGFAYAKNILSVLSEGPVYWNEISASQGSANNEGMHTPKVYLKYILSFDSLRWAWYLLLATTFIYIVFTSKRKQRIIPVVEPIVNTSLEYVHTTGRLYAQIGNHRKLVQLNMRLFLSGIQQKYAVHINLSDPVSAGWLANKSGIPVEQYAELHNTYKKLTVPGHDIKTTELHTFYQQMQFIYKKIQN; via the coding sequence ATGCAAACTAAAAAAACATGGTTATGGATTGTACTTGGCGTTGTTGCAGGCATTGCAGTACTGTTCTATTTATTTTACACAAAAAAAAGGGTTAACTGGGACGAGCATTATAAAACTTCCTCGAAAGATCCGTATGGCTTATATCTGATCAAAGAATTAATTGCAGACAGATATAAGGATGATATGAAGGATATCAATAAATCCTTAGATGAAATTTTACCTCTTGACGATACCGTTAAAAAGGGTACGATTATTTATATCGGCAACACCCTGAACTTAACTGACCGGGATACAAAATCATTCTATACCTTTATTGAAAAAGGAAACAATGCCTTTGTTTCTATCAATCAATTGCCTCATAGCATGCAGTATTTATTATATGCCGGCGGCACGTTTACATTTGATTCTGCAACCAGCACACTTATCTATCCGCAATCAATTCCTTTTATGCCGGTTGAAAAATCAGACATTGAAAAGGTAGTTGACTCACTTGCTACCTATCCGGAAGGAGGCGACAGTCTGCCAGTCATTCCTTATGAGCAGGTAGAAGCATATGATGAAACAGACGATTACGACGAAGACGATGCAGCGCTTGAAAATAATACATTGACAGACACTGTTCAGGCAGCCACGGATACGGTATCCTATGAAATCCCTGAACTTAGCGGTGTAGCACCGGTGCACGTTCAACAGGCCAAAATTAAAACAACATTAAAACCACCCCTACCTGACACCCATACAACGTTTACCTTTGAGACCGTTAAGACATCCTTTTTCAGTATTGAGATGCCGTATAAATGGAGTCTTTTTGCGGCACAGGCAAATCTGCATTACACGTGCTCCAAACTTACCAGTGTAAATGATTCGATGTGCAATTTCATTTCGATTCCTTATGGAAAAGGAAAACTTTACATACATACGAGTCCGGTATTATTTTCCAATTTCCATCTAAAGGAAAAACAAGGATTTGCCTATGCAAAAAATATCTTATCTGTGTTATCAGAGGGGCCTGTCTATTGGAACGAAATCAGTGCTTCACAGGGCTCTGCAAACAATGAGGGCATGCATACACCCAAAGTATATTTAAAGTACATCCTTTCTTTCGATTCACTTCGCTGGGCCTGGTACCTGTTATTAGCAACCACCTTTATTTACATTGTATTTACCAGCAAACGCAAACAACGTATTATTCCGGTTGTGGAACCTATTGTAAATACAAGCCTTGAATATGTACATACAACAGGCAGATTATACGCACAGATCGGAAATCACCGCAAACTGGTTCAGTTAAACATGCGTTTGTTTTTATCCGGTATTCAGCAAAAATATGCTGTGCATATCAATCTTTCAGATCCGGTATCTGCCGGATGGCTGGCAAACAAGTCAGGTATCCCTGTTGAACAATATGCAGAACTGCATAACACCTATAAAAAATTAACCGTACCCGGTCACGATATTAAAACAACAGAACTTCATACCTTCTATCAACAGATGCAATTCATTTACAAAAAAATTCAAAACTAA
- a CDS encoding DUF58 domain-containing protein, with protein MRSIIKNTFLTNRFYVVLTSIIGLFILAYPFPILLVVAKISLVILAITTVADGFFIFNPSVTFICTRKVSNILSLGSENTIRLSIKNTSDLPFTLTIYDEIPDQFQERNFSFTMNMQGQEKKQIDYVLRPLSRGEYTFGNTLLFIKSVIGMVERRSEIQTHITIPVYPSILLMKQLELKTFTRISHHYGIKKLRRIGHSYEFEQIKNYVRGDDYRSINWKATSRRSDLMVNQYEEEKSQQIFCIIDKSRSMRMPFDGLTLLDHSINTALILSNTALKKDDKVGLLTFSNTINRLVKPDKGSRQLKNILEALYKEKEHALESNYELLYQTTRSVIKGRSLIFLFTNFESYHALERMLPYLRRINNAHLLVVIFFENTELSTFALKDATDTEEIYQQTMAKKSLQEKIRISNELKKFGIQSIFTKPQDLPLNSINKYLELKSRGMI; from the coding sequence GTGAGATCAATCATAAAAAATACTTTCTTAACAAACCGGTTTTACGTTGTACTAACCAGTATCATCGGACTGTTTATTCTTGCCTACCCTTTTCCGATACTGCTGGTCGTTGCAAAAATAAGTCTGGTTATACTTGCTATTACAACAGTGGCAGATGGGTTCTTTATTTTTAACCCGTCCGTAACCTTTATCTGTACACGTAAAGTTTCGAATATCTTATCCCTTGGTTCAGAAAATACCATTCGGTTAAGTATCAAGAACACAAGCGATTTACCGTTTACGCTTACCATCTATGATGAAATCCCCGATCAGTTTCAGGAGCGGAATTTTTCATTTACAATGAACATGCAGGGCCAGGAGAAAAAACAAATAGATTATGTACTTCGCCCGCTATCCCGCGGTGAATATACATTCGGCAATACCTTGCTGTTCATTAAAAGTGTTATTGGTATGGTTGAGCGCAGATCTGAAATACAGACACACATAACTATTCCTGTGTATCCATCGATCCTGCTGATGAAACAGCTGGAACTAAAAACATTTACCCGCATATCCCATCATTATGGTATAAAGAAGCTGAGACGTATCGGACACAGCTATGAATTTGAGCAGATAAAAAATTACGTGCGTGGCGATGATTACCGCAGCATTAACTGGAAAGCTACCAGCCGCCGCAGTGATCTGATGGTGAATCAATACGAAGAAGAAAAATCCCAGCAGATTTTCTGCATCATTGATAAAAGCCGCAGCATGCGTATGCCCTTTGATGGCTTAACGCTGCTGGACCATTCCATCAACACCGCACTTATACTTAGCAATACCGCATTAAAAAAGGACGATAAAGTTGGTCTGTTAACATTTAGCAATACCATTAACCGTTTGGTAAAACCGGATAAAGGTAGCCGTCAGCTGAAAAATATATTAGAAGCTTTATATAAAGAAAAAGAACACGCGCTGGAATCGAATTATGAATTGCTGTATCAAACAACACGTTCGGTCATTAAAGGACGAAGTCTGATCTTTTTATTCACCAACTTTGAAAGCTACCATGCGCTGGAACGCATGCTGCCTTACCTGAGACGTATAAATAACGCGCACTTGCTGGTGGTGATCTTCTTTGAAAATACAGAGCTCAGTACATTTGCATTAAAAGATGCAACAGATACCGAGGAAATTTATCAGCAGACAATGGCTAAAAAAAGTCTGCAGGAGAAAATACGGATCAGCAATGAACTTAAGAAGTTTGGTATTCAATCCATCTTTACAAAACCACAGGACCTTCCGTTAAATTCTATTAACAAATACCTCGAGCTGAAATCAAGAGGTATGATATAA